A segment of the Spiroplasma helicoides genome:
GAGTGAATGATTGATTGTGGGTGGACTAAAGTCACTATATCTTTGGTTTTAAATAAATGATAAACTTCTAATATTTCAAAAGCTTTGTTAAACATTGTTGCACTATCAATAGTTATTTTTGGTCCCATAATTCAATTGGGGTGTTTTAAAGCATCTTCTAATTTGACTTTTTTTGTTTCTTCAAGACTTAAATCTCTAAATGGCCCACCAGATGCAGTTAAATATATTTTTTTGATGTCGTTACTTTCTAAGCATTGAAATATTGCACAGTGTTCAGAATCCAATGGATAAATTTTTGCTTTTGTATGTTTATCAATTAAATCATTTATTAAGTTACCTGCAACAACAAGTGATTCTTTATTTGCATTTAAAAGAGTTTTTTCTTTTTTAATAGTTTCTAAAGTTATTTTTAAACCAAAAAAACCAGATAAAGCATTTATTACAATATTTGCATCATCTGTTATTAAAGTTTCTATGTTTTTATCAATAAAAGTAATGTTGCTAAATTTTTTTTGTATCTTTATATCAATAACGTTTAAATAAACCAGTGATATTTTGTCAAAAGTTTCAAGGATATGTTCTAAATTTTTTGTATTATTCCCAATACTTATGGCAACTAATTCGAATTTATCTTTATTTTGTTCTAGTATTTCTAAAGTTTGTGTTCCAATATTTCCTGATGCACCAAATAAAACAACTTTTTGCATATTTTCAGCTCGCTTTATTTAACTGGAATAATTAATATAATCGGAAATAAAACAAACAATGAAACAATAATTGAATCTAATCGGTCTAAAACTCCACCATGACCAGGGATTAAATTAGAATAATCTTTTATGTTGACACTTCTTTTAATTCATGAAAACAATAAATCACCAAACATTCCAATCAATGGGAAAATGATTGCTAATAAAAGATATAAAACTATTCTTAGTCACTCAGAAGCAACTCAATCAATCCCGACATTTAAGGGTTTAAAATTATTTAAAGGATCTACAAAGTAGAATATAAAAACATAAACTAAACCAATTAAAAATGCTGCACTTAAACCAATTCCAGCCCCTTCTCATGACTTTGAAGGACTTATTTTTGGAGCTAGTTTTGTTTTACCAAATAACATTCCCCCAATGTAAGCAAATGAATCTCCAAAAATTATCATTAGTCATATTCAAACAATTGTGTTAAATGAAAATATTGGTTTGTTGCCACTTTTTAAAAGATCCATACTTGTAATACTAAATGTTTTAAATGCAACTACAATTATAATCATTACAATATAGTTCATCATTATGTTGGTCATTGTTATTCCTTTTTTAAAATAACCTAAAATTGCATAAATAAAGAAAGTAAGTAAAAATAAAACTAAAATATGTCAACTATTTAACCATTCATTTAAATTTAAATTTTTATAAAAAGAAAAATTATACAGTGTAGTAGATATTGGGTAAAGATATAAAACAAGTGATATTAAAATCAAAGGTATTTGTTGATAAATTTTATTAAAACCAGTAGCTTTGTTCATTTCGAAGATTGCTGCTCCACAAATAACTAAACTGATTAGAATAGAAAAATAAGAGGCTATGTCAATATTTTTTAAGTAGTTCATGTATGAATAAATTCCACCAGCTGCTAAATAAAAAACTAATATCACAAGCATTACAATTGAAGAAACTAGCCTTTTGTTGAAGGTTGCTTTTCCTTCTTTTGTTTTAAAATGATTGACAGCTTTTCTATTTGCCAACTCTTGATCATTATCTTTGTTTTGCGAGTCGTTTTTGTTGATGTTATTTTCTTTCATTTTTTAGTCCTCTATTCTTCCAAATCTTCTATCTCGATTTTTATAAGATTCAATTGCTTCTAAAAAATCTTTTTGTTGAAAATCTGGTCAATATGTTTTTGTAAAGTATAATTCAGCATAAGCTGATTGTAATAATAAAAAATTACTTAGTCTTTGCTCGCCACCAGTTCTAATTAATAAATCGACTGGAGGTACTGTTTTTGTGTACAAATTTTTATAAATTAAATCAAAATTTATATCATTGACTTTTAACTTATTTTCTTCTAAATCTTTAAATAGTTTTTGAAATACTTTTTCCAATTCTTCATAACTTCCATAATCAAAAGCAATATTTAATTGTATTCCATCATTGTCAAAAGTAAATTTTTCAAGATTTTCAAGAGCGTCTTTAACTTTTTCAGGTACAGTTGATCTTCTCCCTATTCAAATAAATTTTATATTATTATCTTTATATTTTTTCTTATTTTTTTCATTAAAAATTGTGGCACAGTAATCCATCAAAAAACCAACTTCTAATTTAGGTCTGTTTCAGTTTTCTGTAGAAAAACAAAAGAGAGTTATATACTTAATACCTTGTTCTTTTGCAAAAATAACAGTATCAAATATTTTTTCAAAACCTTTTTTATGGCCAAAAGTTCTTGGTTTTGACTTTTGTTTAGCCCATCTACCATTACCATCAAGAATAATTGCTACATGATTTAAAGGTTTCAAAAAACTCACTCTCTCTTTATTTATTTTTAACGATTTGTAAATCTCTAAAGTCATTAGTTAAATATTCATATCCATCCTTTGTAACAAGAATATCATCTTCAATTCTAACTCCTCCAACTCCAGGAATATAAATTCCTGGTTCAACAGTTACACACATACCTGGAGTTAATGCTATATTACCTGAAGGCGCATTGTTTGGTGCTTCATGAATTTCAATTCCAATTCCATGACCTGTTCCATGGGTAAAGTATTTCCCATAACCTTTACTTTCAATGTAATCAAAGCAAATTTTGTGAATTTCATGTCCAAATACTCCTGGTTTTATAGCTTCAATTCCCATTTGTTGAGAAGTATGAACAATATCATAAATTTCTTTTAATTTTTGATTATTATCATTTCCCAAAACAAATGTTCTAGTTTGATCTGAACAATATCCACCATAATAACATCCCATATCTAAAGTTACAAAGTCTCCTTCTTTCATAACTCTTTCACTAGGAACAGCGTGAGGTTTGCTTCCATTTTCTCCACTAGCAACAATTGTGTCAAAACTTAATTTTTCAGCTCCATGTTTTAAGAAGTTATCTGAAACAAATCTTGCAAGTTCTAACTCAGTCATTCCTGGTTTTACAAAATCTAATACATCTAAAAATACTTTGTGAGTAATTTCACAAGCTTTTTTGATTTGTTCAACTTCTCATTCATCTTTGATCATTCTTAAATCTGTAAAATCGTAAGGATGTAAATCAGCGTTTAGTTTATTTTCAAATGTTTTTGCTTCTTTGACAAAAACTCAATCTGATTCAAAAACTATATTTTTAATATTATGAGCTTTAATTTTTTCATTTAATAATTCAAATACACTACCAAATTCAATCAATTCATCAACATTATTTAATAATTCACTTTCTCTAGCAGCAGTAATATATCTACCATCTAAAAATAAATAAGTTTTTTGCTTTGTATATAATAAATACCCTAAACTAGATGGGAATCTTGAAAATCAGTATCTATTTTGAGGTGAATAAAATAAAATTGCATCACTTTTTGTTTCTTCTAAAATTTTGTTTAATAATTCTTTTTTCATAACTTTCTCCTATTAATAAAAAATAAGAATAGAAAAGCACTTATAAACTATTCTTTCTTATTTTTTTTGTTTATGTACTTGATGAGCATTACACTTGAAACAGTGTTTTTTTACCTCGATTTTTTCTTTTCTTTTATCGTTCTTTGCAATGTAATTTTCTTCTTTACAAATTGAACAACGTAGAATAACTCCTTCACGCATTATATATTCCTCCTTAATGGTTTTTACTTGAATAATACAATTTATTAATAAGCAAAATAATAATATCAAAAATATTAGTATTTAGGTTAATTTTTTTTACATTTTTTTACAATATCTAAGTTTTAAGTATTATTATTTATAAGAATATTAAAAAAAAACAATTATTTACAATTAAATTAATTTTAATTATAAAAAATGTGTAAAATTATATTAGGAATTTTAGGAGTGATTAAATGAAGAAGTTATTAAACGTATTAGCGGCGTCAGCACTAATAAGTACTTCTACAGTGGCTGTTGTATCTTGCTCAAATAGGAATTTTACTGAGTTTCAAGGTTGAATAGCTAACAAAGAGAGTTTTGTTCTATATATTGGGGCAAAAGATTGTGATTATTGTAATAAATTTGAAGATTCTTTAACAATGGTTAAAGAATATAATGGTTATGACTTTATTCAAAGTAAGTTTGATTCATTATTAAATGAATATACAACTATTTTAGATACTAAAGAAGTTGAACAAGAACCATTAACTGATTATGGACAAAAATTGTCTCATTCAAAAATTGATTTTAGACAATTTGTAATAGATTCAAAAGCAGATAACTTTAACGAAAAATGAAGCGAAAATCTATTAAAATGAGTAATTAGTCAAGCTACAGAAATGTACATGAATGATGAGTTTTCAAATCAAACAAATTTTGATTCATGAAAACAAGGTTATAGAAATATAGCTAAAGAAAAAACAAAAAGCTACTTTAATAGTAGTAGTGTTAAGGGTACTCCACTATTTCTTGTAATAAGAAATGGTAAATTAGTATCTTGAATTAATGGTTTTGAACAATCAACACCAGTTGATTATGAAGCATCATTAAATACATGATTCCAAAACATTAGATCAGATTTTTTAAACCCATTAATTGTTAAAACTAATAGTAAAAAAATTACAACTGCTGCGACAGATACTGATGAATCAAGTGGTTCAAACTCTGGTGGTGGAAGTGATGGAAGTTCAAGTGGATCTGGAGGTTCATCATCTGGAGGAAGTTCAGGAGAATCTTCTGGTGGAAGTTCAAGTGGATCTGGAGGTTCAGGAGAATCTTCATCAAGTTCTAGTAGATTACCTTCATTTGATTACAGTTCAATCAATATGAATAAATACATCAAATAAAAAAATCAGTTTAATTAAACTGATTTTTTTATTGTTCAAGTTATTTAAATAAAAATAAAAAAAACATGCTTAGCATGTCATTTTATCAAGTCCTAAAATGGTCCCCAGGGCCGGACTTGAACCGGCACGGCCTTTAAGAGCCGCTGGATTTTAAGTCCAGTGCGTCTACCACTTCCGCCACCTGGGGTTATTAATGGTGTCCCGTATAAGACTCGAACTTATGACCCACTGGTTAAAAGCCAGTTGCTCTACCGACTGAGCTAACGAGACGCTAATATAAAAAATAATGGCTGGGCTAGCAGGATTCGAACCGGCGCATGATGGAGTCAAAGTCCATTGCCTTACCGCTTGGCTATAGCCCAATTAAGATGGTGGGGAGAGACGGATTCGAACCGCCGAACCGTTAGGAGATGGTTTACAGCCACCCGCGTTTAGCCACTTCGCTATCTCCCCATTATAGTGGTGCTGACTAAAGGACTCGAACCTTCGACCTATTGATTACTAGTCAATTGCTCTACCAACTGAGCTAAGTCAGCAAGGGTGTCCTTCAAATTTAAGAACCTTTTCAATTATACAAAAAAAATTAAAGAAAAGTCAATAAATTTTAAAATTTTTAAATAAAAAAAACTAATAATTAATATTAGCTTTTCATTATGAGTTTCCGGCCTCATATAACCTTTTAAAATGGCCATCTTGGTTAATTAATTCATTGAAAGTTCCTGACTGAACAATTCCTTGTCCCGGAGAAATAACAAAAATTTTGTCAACATTTTTTATAGTTGTAAGTCGATGAGCAATTACAACTGTTGTTTTACCAATCATCAGCTCATTTAACTGTGATTGTATTTCTTTTTCAACAATATTATCAAGAGCACTTGTAGCTTCATCTAAAACCAGTAATTCTGGATTTTTTAACAATATTCTTGCAATTACTAATCTTTGCTTTTGTCCCCCAGAAAGTAACAATCCCCTTTCACCAAGAACTGTTTCATACCCCTCTGGTCATGAACTTATTATTTTATGAACTTGTGCTTTTTTACAAGCTTCATGAATTTCTTCATTTGTTGCATCAAAATAACCATATCTAACATTATCATATACATTACCATAGATGATTTGCGGTTCTTGTTCAACATAGCCAACATGAGATAAGTAACTTTTTAAGTTTAATGCTTTTAAATCTTTGTCATTAACAAGAACTGCACCATCAGTTGGATCATAAAATCTTAAAAGTAATTTTGAAATTGTTGATTTACCACTACCAGTTTCACCAACAAAAGCATAACTTTTACCTTTTTCAAATACTATGTTCAAATCACTTATTATTGTTACATTAGTTTTTTCTGGATAGCTAAATTTTATATTTCTAAATTCAATTTTTCTAATTTCTTCATCAAATAAAACCCCGTCTTCTTCATTATCATATAAAATTGGGTCTCTTTTAATTACTTCATATATTTGTTGTGTTGATGCACTTGCTCTAGATATTCCAGGTATTAAAGCAGCCATTTGTCACAATGGTCTTGTTAAAGTCACTGTTGCTGTTGTAATTGGAATTAAAATAGATAAAAATTTTGTAACATCTTGATTGTAAAAAATCACAGATGCTGCAATTACAAGCAAATTAGTAAGAATATCTGAAGCAATCAATGTTGCAAATAAATTACCATCAATTTTAGCAACTGGTTTAAAAATTGACATATAAGGTCTATGAATTTCTCTAATGCGTTTTTCTTCATAAACTCTAGTCGCACTTGATTTAATTAACTTAATAACCCCAATTCTATCAACCACATCACCATTAATGCTTGAAATTGTTTCTCTTACTTTTTTATTTTTTTTACGATAAGTTATTGAATAACAAGCAACAAATATTCCCAATACAATTACTGAAATAGTTGCCACTAGTCCAACTTTTCAGTCAACAAGCATTATGCTAACTGAACCAAAAACTAATACAAATGGAACTTGAATTGATCAAACTATCAAACCATTTATTTCATTACCAATAACATTAGTATCTCCAACAACCTTAGTCATTATCTCACCAGTTTTTTTATCACTATAGTAACTAATGTCTTGATCTAAAAGTCTTTTAATAACTAGTAATCTCAACTCAACTTCTACTCTTACTGCTAACCTCACAGATAAAGCGCTTCGATAATATGTAAATATATACATAACAATCAAGTTAGCTCCACATATAATCATTCAAACTCAATATTTAATGTCTCAGTAATTTTGTCCTGACCCAGCAACATCATATAAAGTTTGTTGAATCGCAATATTGATCAAATATGCATTAATACTTATTAAAACCGAGTTTATTAGTATAACACTGATTAAAGAGTAGAATAAAAGCTTATACTTCTTCCCATAATTCATAATTATTCATAGAAATTTTAGTTTTCCTTTTTCATGGATTAATTTCAACAAATTTGCATTAGCGTCAAAAGAGTCTTTTTTTATTTCATCTGATGGCTGTTCTTCATTAATAACACGCAAATTTTTATCAAAGTTTTTTATCATAAATATTTCCTCACTTACTTAATTAAGTATATAACAATAAAAATAAAAAAAGCACTCTGGGCGGAGTACTTTGATCTAGAACAAGTGATTAATTATGTATTATTAAAATATAAATTTATGTTCATTTGATAGGGCTAAATAAACATTATGGGCTAATGATTTAACCTGTCCTAGACAATTTATATTATAGAACAAAAGTTTTTTATTTTCAACCTTTTTTTAAATTTAAAGTTTATGAATATACATAGTTTTTATGTAAATAGCAAGTTAAATATTTTCTATTTTATAAAAAATTTTTTATAAATTTCCAATTATAAAGC
Coding sequences within it:
- the dxr gene encoding 1-deoxy-D-xylulose-5-phosphate reductoisomerase, which translates into the protein MQKVVLFGASGNIGTQTLEILEQNKDKFELVAISIGNNTKNLEHILETFDKISLVYLNVIDIKIQKKFSNITFIDKNIETLITDDANIVINALSGFFGLKITLETIKKEKTLLNANKESLVVAGNLINDLIDKHTKAKIYPLDSEHCAIFQCLESNDIKKIYLTASGGPFRDLSLEETKKVKLEDALKHPNWIMGPKITIDSATMFNKAFEILEVYHLFKTKDIVTLVHPQSIIHSMVEFSDGSIKAQLSVPDMKQVINYFLHYPIRKEFKNQKFMSFENLLSLELQVIDENRFLPIQFAKKCINAPNSLAIAINAANEVCVQAFIENKISFYQITEIVNKIFSSVPKINYNDYNDIDNFDKEVRNLTTNIIKGD
- a CDS encoding phosphatidate cytidylyltransferase; protein product: MKENNINKNDSQNKDNDQELANRKAVNHFKTKEGKATFNKRLVSSIVMLVILVFYLAAGGIYSYMNYLKNIDIASYFSILISLVICGAAIFEMNKATGFNKIYQQIPLILISLVLYLYPISTTLYNFSFYKNLNLNEWLNSWHILVLFLLTFFIYAILGYFKKGITMTNIMMNYIVMIIIVVAFKTFSITSMDLLKSGNKPIFSFNTIVWIWLMIIFGDSFAYIGGMLFGKTKLAPKISPSKSWEGAGIGLSAAFLIGLVYVFIFYFVDPLNNFKPLNVGIDWVASEWLRIVLYLLLAIIFPLIGMFGDLLFSWIKRSVNIKDYSNLIPGHGGVLDRLDSIIVSLFVLFPIILIIPVK
- the uppS gene encoding polyprenyl diphosphate synthase, whose protein sequence is MKPLNHVAIILDGNGRWAKQKSKPRTFGHKKGFEKIFDTVIFAKEQGIKYITLFCFSTENWNRPKLEVGFLMDYCATIFNEKNKKKYKDNNIKFIWIGRRSTVPEKVKDALENLEKFTFDNDGIQLNIAFDYGSYEELEKVFQKLFKDLEENKLKVNDINFDLIYKNLYTKTVPPVDLLIRTGGEQRLSNFLLLQSAYAELYFTKTYWPDFQQKDFLEAIESYKNRDRRFGRIED
- a CDS encoding aminopeptidase P family protein is translated as MKKELLNKILEETKSDAILFYSPQNRYWFSRFPSSLGYLLYTKQKTYLFLDGRYITAARESELLNNVDELIEFGSVFELLNEKIKAHNIKNIVFESDWVFVKEAKTFENKLNADLHPYDFTDLRMIKDEWEVEQIKKACEITHKVFLDVLDFVKPGMTELELARFVSDNFLKHGAEKLSFDTIVASGENGSKPHAVPSERVMKEGDFVTLDMGCYYGGYCSDQTRTFVLGNDNNQKLKEIYDIVHTSQQMGIEAIKPGVFGHEIHKICFDYIESKGYGKYFTHGTGHGIGIEIHEAPNNAPSGNIALTPGMCVTVEPGIYIPGVGGVRIEDDILVTKDGYEYLTNDFRDLQIVKNK
- the rpmG gene encoding 50S ribosomal protein L33, with protein sequence MREGVILRCSICKEENYIAKNDKRKEKIEVKKHCFKCNAHQVHKQKK
- a CDS encoding lipoprotein, whose translation is MKKLLNVLAASALISTSTVAVVSCSNRNFTEFQGWIANKESFVLYIGAKDCDYCNKFEDSLTMVKEYNGYDFIQSKFDSLLNEYTTILDTKEVEQEPLTDYGQKLSHSKIDFRQFVIDSKADNFNEKWSENLLKWVISQATEMYMNDEFSNQTNFDSWKQGYRNIAKEKTKSYFNSSSVKGTPLFLVIRNGKLVSWINGFEQSTPVDYEASLNTWFQNIRSDFLNPLIVKTNSKKITTAATDTDESSGSNSGGGSDGSSSGSGGSSSGGSSGESSGGSSSGSGGSGESSSSSSRLPSFDYSSINMNKYIK
- a CDS encoding ABC transporter ATP-binding protein; this translates as MIKNFDKNLRVINEEQPSDEIKKDSFDANANLLKLIHEKGKLKFLWIIMNYGKKYKLLFYSLISVILINSVLISINAYLINIAIQQTLYDVAGSGQNYWDIKYWVWMIICGANLIVMYIFTYYRSALSVRLAVRVEVELRLLVIKRLLDQDISYYSDKKTGEIMTKVVGDTNVIGNEINGLIVWSIQVPFVLVFGSVSIMLVDWKVGLVATISVIVLGIFVACYSITYRKKNKKVRETISSINGDVVDRIGVIKLIKSSATRVYEEKRIREIHRPYMSIFKPVAKIDGNLFATLIASDILTNLLVIAASVIFYNQDVTKFLSILIPITTATVTLTRPLWQMAALIPGISRASASTQQIYEVIKRDPILYDNEEDGVLFDEEIRKIEFRNIKFSYPEKTNVTIISDLNIVFEKGKSYAFVGETGSGKSTISKLLLRFYDPTDGAVLVNDKDLKALNLKSYLSHVGYVEQEPQIIYGNVYDNVRYGYFDATNEEIHEACKKAQVHKIISSWPEGYETVLGERGLLLSGGQKQRLVIARILLKNPELLVLDEATSALDNIVEKEIQSQLNELMIGKTTVVIAHRLTTIKNVDKIFVISPGQGIVQSGTFNELINQDGHFKRLYEAGNS